One Takifugu rubripes unplaced genomic scaffold, fTakRub1.2, whole genome shotgun sequence DNA segment encodes these proteins:
- the LOC115248505 gene encoding LOW QUALITY PROTEIN: uncharacterized protein (The sequence of the model RefSeq protein was modified relative to this genomic sequence to represent the inferred CDS: substituted 2 bases at 2 genomic stop codons) has protein sequence MTSAKLIFWLICLEKFAQTATMEFSPSLNWKTNYILVKPGQNLTLPCLHRGAVSTKISWFKETLGEQPILICTYRISSKYCRCANDFNPRFQLHPGNNGTNLTITDLTLSDSATYYCVNQYLNAFDFTEGYNVIVEGSGLTIDQSASQSIQAEGSVTLNCTVHTGWTCDGDHTVYWFRNSGLSQLGLMYSHTGRNKQCERETNTCFYSFSMKNLNTSQTGTYYCAVAACGHILFGNGTKLVCGDEGNHLVLVYFLSAAWIFTIIVVVLLSISVFMTKRKNSHHSLGNXCNIFXRFLKVNWENYQEENNLHYAALRNNQPNRSMQNRQNECVYSADEWQMPDWSSEDQVSANWWIVQEGLNLKQKIAATCKLLNFLNNPVGL, from the exons atgacatctgcaaagttgattttctggctgatatgtttggagaaatttg ctcagacagctacaatggaattttctccatctttgaattggaagaccaattatatcttggtcaaacctggacagaacctgactttgccgtgtcttcacagaggtgctgtttctaccaagatctcttggtttaaagaaactctgggagagcAGCCGATTCTGATCTGTACATACAGGATATCAAGTAAATATTGTAGATGTGCTAATGACTTCAATCCACGTTTCCaactacatcctggtaacaatggaactaatctgacaataacagatttgacgttatcagactcagcgacgtattactgtgtaaatcagtatttaaatgcatttgactttacagaaggttataatgtcattgtagagggttcagggttgaccatagatcagtcagcatcacagtctatccaagcagaaggttctgtgacgctgaattgtacagtccatactgggtggacttgtgatggggatcacactgtttactggttcagaaactctggactatctcaactgggactcatgtacagccatacaggcaggaataagcagtgtgagagggaaaccaacacctgtttctacagcttctccatgaagaacctgaacacttctcagactgggacctactattgtgctgttgcagcatgtggacacattctgtttggaaatggaaccaagctggtgtgtgggg atgaaggaaaccatcttgttttggtgtatttcctcagtgcggcctggatatttaccatcatcgtggttgttttattatccatttcagtttttatgacaaagaggaaaaacagtcatcactctctgggtaactgatgtaatatattttgaagatttttaaaggtaaactgggaaaattaccaagaggaaaacaacctccattatgcagctttgaggaacaaccagcccaacagatcaatgcagaacagacagaatgaatgtgtgtactctgct GATGAATGGCAG ATGCCGGATTGGTCATCCGAAGATCAAGTATCTGCCAATTGGTGGATTGTCCAGGAGGGActaaatttaaagcagaagaTTGCTGCCACCTGCAAGCTCCTCAACTTCCTCAATAATCCAGTGGgcctctga
- the LOC115248506 gene encoding LOW QUALITY PROTEIN: immunoglobulin kappa light chain-like (The sequence of the model RefSeq protein was modified relative to this genomic sequence to represent the inferred CDS: deleted 1 base in 1 codon; substituted 1 base at 1 genomic stop codon) produces MVDKDKNFTAAIGDSVTLGCFIRSNFVAKYYWYKEIMGDFPRLVSSFYTFDESAKFYDEFXNNSRFALNAKKEENHLMIANLQHSDTGTYYCASSFSEKLEFKDGITIIIKGSGLNIPVFIQRPEYHLNQSEGAVRFNCTAHGRAIDQEHGVYQLRTSEKSDPGALYTWKNNTCFYSLPANNLAVDCAVVTCGHFLKLPQKPPGAEGESVSSKKLNMRQCII; encoded by the exons atggttgataaagacaaaaactttaCAGCAGCTATTGGTGACAGTGTAACTTTGGGATGTTTCATCAGATCTAATTTTGTAGCAAAGTATTATTGGTATAAAGAAATAATGGGAGACTTTCCAAGGCTTGTGTCGAGCTTCTATACCTTTGATGAAAGTGCAAAGTTTTATGATGAATTT TAAAACAATTCACGTTTTGCACTGAAtgcaaagaaagaagaaaatcacttGATGATTGCCAATTTACAGCACTCTGATACAGGAACGTACTACTGCGCTAGTAGCTTTTCAGAAAAGCTTGAATTCAAAGATGGAATTACAATCATCATAAAGGGTTCAGGTTTGAACATCCCAGTCTTTATCCAGAGACCAGAATATCACTTGAATCAGTCAGAAGGTGCTGTTAGGTTCAACTGCACTGCACATGGCAGAGCCATTGACCAAGAACACGGTGTTTACCAACTGAGAACATCTGAAAAATCTGATCCAGGAGCTCTttacacatggaaaaacaacacttgtttCTACAGTTTGCCAGCAAACAACCTGGCTGTTGATTGTGCTGTTGTAACATGTGGACACTTTCTAAAGCTACCCCAAAAGCCACCCGGAGCGGAGGGTGAGTCGGTTTCATCtaagaaattaaatatgagaCAATGCATCATCTAA